Part of the Salvelinus fontinalis isolate EN_2023a chromosome 1, ASM2944872v1, whole genome shotgun sequence genome is shown below.
gacgtttacatacaccttagccaaatacatttaaactcgtttttcacaattcctgaaatgtaatcctagtaaaaattccctgttttaggtcagtaaggatcaccactttattttaagaatgtgaaatgtcagaataatggtagagagagtaATTTATTTCATCTTATATTTCTTTCAGCACATtcccagtgcgtcagaagtttacatacactcaattagtatttggtagctttgcTTTTAaaattctttaacttgggtcaaacgtttcgggtagctttccacaagcttcccacaataagttgggtgaattttggtccattcctcctgacagagctggtgtaattgagtcaggtttgtaggcctccatgctcgcacacgctttttcagttctacccacacattttctataggattgagatcatgGCTTTggaatggccactccaataccttgactttgttgtccttaagtcattttgccacaactttggaagtatgcttggggtcattgtccatttggaagacccatttgcaaccaagctttaccttcctgactgatgtcttgagatgttgcttcaatatatccacataattttccatcctcatgatgccatctattttgtgaagtgcaccagtccctcctgcagcatagcacccccacaacatgatgctgccacccccgtgcttcacggttgggatggtgttcttcggcttgcaagcctccctctttttcctacaaacataacgatggtcattatggccaaacagttccatttttgtttcatcagaccagaggagatttctccaaatagtacgatctttgtccccatgtgcagttgcaaaccgtagtctggcttatttatggcggttttggagcagtggcttcttccttgctgagcggcctttcaggttatgttgatataggactggttttactgtggatatagatactttgtacctgtttcctccagcatcttcacaaggtcctttgctgttgttctgggattgatttgcacctttcgcaccaaagtatgttcatctctaggagactgaatgcatctccttcctgagcggtatgacgactgcgtggtcccatggtgtcatacttgcatactattgtttgtacagatgaacatggtaccttcaggcgtttggaaattgctcacaaggatgaaccagacttgtggaggtctaccatttttttctgagttcttggctgatttctttagatttccccatgatgtcaagcaaagaggcactgagtttgaaggtaggccttgaaatacatccacaggtacacctccaattgactcaaatgatgtcaattagcctatcagaagcttctaaagccattttccaagctgtttaaacgcacagtcaacttagtgtatgtcaacttctgacccaatggaattgtgatacagtgagttataagtgaaataatataatacagtgagttataagtgatatagtcctaaccgacttgccaaaactatagtttgttaacaaaatgtttggaatggttgaaaaacaagttttaatgaccccaacctaagtgtatctaaacttccgacttcaactgtatgggaTATCAGGTTACCAAGGtaacctaaatgactaccaacccgtagcactcacatctgtagccaagctttgaaaggctggtcatggctcacatcaacaccatcatcccagaaaccctagacaaaCTCTCAAGcggcatcaccgcttggtatggcaactgctcggcctccaaccacaaggtgctacagagggtagtgcatacagctcagtacatcactgggaccaagcatCCTggcacccaggacctctataccaggcgatgtcagaggaaggccctaaaaattgtcagactccagccacccaagtcatagactattctctctgctaccgcatggcaagtggtactggagGACCAAGTCCAGGTCCAAGAGGATTCTTCACAGCTttccccaagccattagactgctgaacagttaatcaaatggctacccggactattttacATTTACCCCATTTTTTAcgctactgcaactcgctgtttattatcgatgcatagtcacttcacccttacctacatgtacatatgacctCTATTACCTAAATTAACccgttcccccgcacattgacttggtaccggtaccccctgtatataatttTACCAAATTTCTGTCAGCATGtttaatgtgcaaccagaggaaaaataactctggaccacctttacgccacacacagagacgcatacaaagctctccctcgccctccatttggcaaatctgaccataattccatcctcctgattccagcTTACATGTACAaaataaagcaggaagcaccagtgactagaacaataaaaaagtggtcagatgaagcagatgctaggctacaggactgttttgctagcacagactggaatatgttccaggattcctctaatggcattgaggagtacaccacatctgtcattggcttcatcaataagtgcatcgatgacgtcgtccccacagtgaccttacgtacacaaaccaaccagaagccatggattacaggcagcatccgcactgagctaaaggtagagccgccgctttcaaggagcgagacTCTAACCCGTAAGctcataagaaatcccgctatgccctccgacgaaccatcaaacaggcaaagcgtcaatacaggactaagatcaagttgtactacaccggctctgacgctcgtcggatgtggcaaggcttgcaaatcattacagactacaaagggaagcacagccgagagctgcctagtgacacgagtctaccagacgagctaaactacttctatgcttgcttagaggcaaataacactgaaatatgcatgagaagaccagctgtaccggaagactgtggGATCACGCTCTTCGCAGAcgatgtgaataagacctttagacaggtcaacattcacaaggccacggggccagatggattaccaggacgtgtactgcgagcatgcgctgaccaactagcaagtgtcttcactaacattttcaacctctctctgtccgagtctgtaataccaacatgttttaagcagaccaccatagtgcctgtgcccaagaacactaaggtaacctgcctaaatgactaccgacccgtagcactcacgtcggtagccatggaGTGCTTTGaagggctggtcatggctcacatcaacaccatcatcctagaaaccctagacccactccaatttgcatactgccccaacagatccacagattatgcaatctctattgcactccatactgccctttcccacatggacaaaaggaacacttatgtgagaatgctattcattgactacagctcagcgttcaacaccatagtgccctcaaagctcatcaagaagctaaggaccctgggactaaacacctccctctgtaactggatcctgcacttcctgacgggtcgcctccaggtggtaaagtaggtagcaacacatccgccacgctgatcctcaacacaggggcccctcaggggtgcgtgctcagtcccatcctgtactccccattcactcatgactgcacggccaggcacgaatccaacaccatcattaaatttgccgattgacacaacagtggtaggcctgatcatcgacaacaacgagacagcctatagggtggaggtcatagacctggccttgtggtgctaggacaacaacctctccctcaacgtgatcaagacaaaggagatgattgtggactacaggaaaaagaggaccgagcatgcacccattctcatcgacggggctgcagtggaggtggttgagagcttcaagttccttggtgtctacatcaccaacaaactaacatggtccaaacacaccaagacagtcgtggagcgggcacgacaaaacctattctccctcaggagactgaaaagatttggcatgggtcctcagatcctcaaaaggttctacatctgCACCGTCGTTagcatcctaactggttgcatcactgcctggtatggcaactgctcggcctccgaccgcaaggtgctacagagggtagtgcgaaaggcccagtacatcactggggtcaagcttcttgccatccaggacctctataccaggcggcgtcagaggaaggccctaaaaattgtcaaagactccagccaccctagtcatagactcttctctctgctaccgcactgcaagcggAGCGGAGCGGAGCTCCAAGTctgggtccaagaggcttctgaacagcttctacccccaagccataagactcatgaACATCTAGAGACTCATGAAcatcatcaaatggctacccagacgatTTGccttgccaccccccccccccccctccccctcccatctccacaccactgccaatctctgttgtcatctgtgcatagtcactttgtaagtaagcatttcattgtaaggtctacacctgttgtattcagcgcatgtgactaataaaattagatttgattatatagcctcgttattgttattttattgtgttatttttttaactttaaTTAGTTTACCAAATATTGTATTACTCTGCAttattggttaggggcttgtaaagTAAGAAATTCAGGATAaggttgttgtattcggcacatgggACAAATACATATTTAATTTTGAAaaactttggagcaccttaaatgacattttggacaaaaaggcaaactctccatcattcattgaatcagatggctcattcatcacaaaatccACTTATTTTGCAAACTACTTTCATGATTTTTTCATTAGCAAggttagcaaacttaggcatgacatgccaacaACAAATTCTGAACCTACATATCCATgcataactgaccaaattattataattttgaattctgtaaagtgagtgtggaagagatgGAAAAACTactgttgtctatcaacaatgacaaactacctgggtctgacaacttggatggaaaattactgaggatgatAGTGGACGACAGGGGcgcaattccacaaattaacttttaacaaggcatacctgttaattgaaatgcattccaggtgactacctcatgaagctggttgagagaatgccaatagtgtgcaaagctgtcatcaaggcaaagggtggctactttgaagaatctcaaatataaaatatattttgatttgtttaacacttttttggttactacattattccatatgtgttatttcatagtgttgatgtcttcactatcattctacaatgtaaaacatagtaaaaataaagaaaaacccttgaatgagcaggtgtctccatacttttgactggtactgtaatggaGAGCAAACATTAATGCTATTTTTTATGCAGGTTTTTTATACATATTTtttatgcatgtcaatctctcatgacTCAAAGtcgaggagagattgacttcatcactacttgtagttgtgagaggtattgacatgtcgaATGCACCAAGTTGTTTACACTTTtagcacacagcttggacacccatgcatacccaacaagacatgccaccagaggtctcttcacagtccctaagTCCAAAACAGACTATGTGagacgcacagtactacatagagccatggctacatggaactctattccacatctagTAACTCATGCGAGcagtaaactttgattaaattaaattttaaaaatacaccttaaggaacagcggggactgtgaagatacacacacacagttacagacacatgcatacacacacacgataacatgcgcactatacacacatgtacacatggattttgtgttgtagatatgtggcagTAGAGTAGTGGACGAGACACACACTTATTGTGTtgtgaaatgtattgtaatgtttttgaaattgtataactgccttttgtgtgtgtgtgtttgtgtgtatgtgaaaGATCACACATCATACCACACACGTTTCTTCTCCCCACACACTTCAATTTACACCAACCTGTGTGTGTTACTTCAGAGTGTTTAAGTTTTAAAATCTCTCCTGTTAACCCGAAATTGCCATAACTCTGGATATCCATAGCACTCTTTGTACTCATATGTGTGCTGCTGTCTATACACTCGCCTTCTGTGGTCTTGTAAACTGCCGTGGGGCAGTCAGGGTCATAGTAGGTCAGGCTCATAGAATGGCTTGAACAAACATGTTCTATCCATCTAACGGTGACAATATAATTTGCCATTAGTATATGTCGAACAATGAGAAATGTAGCTGGTTGGGTTTGTCTGTAGTGTCTTGCCACCAGCGCTCTCTACTCGCATatactctctctcttacacacaacacacacacacatacgcacaagaAAGTACACATTGTCTTTTCCTTTTGACTTGCCATATTTTAATACAGCAAAACATTTGTCTCGATACACTTTCTATACAAATCATAAGAATTGATACAAGTTACAAAACATCCTTATGTATTGAACCTTTACACATCCAAAGACAAGTCAGTCACAAGTATGGACGCAGACAGAGAGATGCATCTATCCCTGAAACAGACCACTATACATTGTATATGGAAGTAAAACATTTGAAGAGTTTCCAGCATTCCATAGAGTCGATTTACAGCTAGTCCCTCTCCTCATTCCTGTTTCTCGTGCCAATCCTCCATCCCCTCCCAAATCGCGTCATCTTAGCCCAGATGACAGAGGCAGTTAAACAAAGAGGgtctggagagaaacagagagggaataGATTCTTCTTTATCATAATCTAGATTTCCTCtgaaagatggggggggggggggggggggggggggatgaggcATTTTAACTGGTCTTCATTGGCACATTATTTCAATATGCCAATGCCAACCAACTGTATGGCTAGAGataaggagagacagaaagagagaacaagaaagaaagagagtttgATTCAAGCCATCCACTCAGCCTCCTTTAATTCTTGCAATTGTGGAAGAAGTGGTAGATGAAGagtaggaggagaaagagagtgtgagagagagaaaccttACAAAACAGATATGCACTGTATACAAAGAAGAGATACTCtattgtgtatgtatgtctatgggtgAGGGACAGAGTGAGTAAATCTGTCTGTATGAATAATAAGGTGTGTATAGGCTTTACTATAAATGCTTATTTGTATCTACATACACTCAACAGTTATGCATTTTCTTTTCCcaataaaaaaaaacaggcaTTTCACCATCCTGGATTCGGATCAAATTAATGTCTGGCACGTCCCCAATAGATTGGTCCAGGATTCAGGACCCAAGTGCCAGGTATTGTTGTCACCCGTTACCGCGAATCATGTgaaatgtgtgccattcaaaaaAGAGCTATGTCAAGCTGCCGTCAAGTTATTTGCGTGTTATAAGCATACCGGTACTCTGAAATGGTCACGTTCTGTCCTTGTGAAAGCAAAACGTACCTTTTCGCTAACACCCATCAGGTAACCAAATTCATACACAAAAACACCCTTTAACACAAACACTGGTAAGTACACACACATCCCTAATGGCACACAATCAACCAGTAAAAGATGAATAGAAAAAGAGGCACTTCAGATAGTAGTACACAAATtgcctagcacacacacacactaccgtctCAACACACTGATAGCTACAGTATTAATACTTGAGCCCATATTATCGATCACATTACAGTATACCTGAAAAGCTCATATATGAGCCTGTGCGTCTGACTAGCTTGGCTGCTCGGAAAGCTACAGAAGGCTTTGTGTAGGAAGATGGGATCCGACACCCAAAGTTTCACCGTCATCGCCAGGCTCAGCAGTCAATAGAAAGATCCGCTCAGGAAGTAACAAGAGATATTTCATATAGGAAGACAGATTGTCAAAGGTGCAAGATTCCACCCAGCAGCCGCCCTTTCAAGCAGCTGTTCATATCCTATCAGATTATTTGTTTCATACTTCCAACCAATCAGGCTGCTTGTTGTATGCTAAGCCCTACATGTGATCTGCTTGGCTAGAAGGTTTTGTACAATTAGTGGATTACCAAGTGCAGTCAATCCACACAAAAGGAAGAATGACATTGTGACAGAGAGAAAACATTGCAAGAGTAGTTTAACGTTAAGGATTGTGCTGCATACTAAACTTAGCTACTACAACTTAGCTACGACTTTTGAGTCCATAAAAACATGGCATGAGCCATTATTGCTACAATAACTCCCCCACCCACCCCCCAACCCATCAAGACACCACTTCTTCCCAAAACTATTctccctacagtcctacagtggAACAGTCTCGATGTACTTGCCCCTGTCCCCCCTACCCCTCTCCATCACCCCCTCCTGGAGGGTTTTGGTGGAGACGGTATAGCCCTTGGTTCCCTTCCCAtctcctcccccaccccccaCTGCCACTGAGTCCTTCTTCGTAAGTGGACTACGAGCCCTATGGggatctcctcctctcctctccctctctggggTGGGTTCTGCCACCCTGCCTCCTGGCCCTGCCtcagctcctctcctcctggcCGGGGGCCCCCAGAGGAAGGTGTTGGCCGGCTGGTAGTGCTGGCGGGCGTACCGGAGCAGGCTGCGGCGGTGGGAGCGGAGGCGGATGGTGTAGACGTAATACTCTAGGGTGCTGTGCAGCATGTTGGGCAGGGTGCCCCGGCACAGAGCCTCGTCCAGCAGCAGACGCACCAGGGGGGCCTTGAAGGCCTCAAAGCCCAGCTCACCCAGAGACTTGAGGATGCGCGTGATCCGCAGATAGTTATGCTGGgacctggggagagagggagggataggttACTCATCACCAAACCACCTTCGCTATAGACCCAGAGAGaaattgtgtgtgcgtgcgtgtgtgtaattACACCTGTGTTTACCACTCACTCATTGAGGTGCTGAAAGCGTTCTTGCCAGTTGGAAGCTCGGGCGACATTCCCACTTTTATCCAGGAGTTTGATCCCGTAAAAATCCAGCATGAGTGTGTACGCCAGCAGAAATCGCCGCTTGGCCTCCCGAGTGCTTTGGAATTCCTATGGGAGACGGCAAAGATCAGTCGAAAGTATAAGTAGATCCCACAATATTCAAAATTCCTGTACAACATGATGGCATACTGACATATTCAGATCAGTCAAAGCACATGGTTAAGTCTTGTTATTGTCTTTACCTTGATCTCCTCCTGAGTGAGTTCTTGAGCATAGAAGTTGAGCCCTTGCTCCCTCAGAGGGAAAAGCCTgcaataaagacagagagagaagactgtcAAAGAGTGAGGTTAACTCTCTCCCCTTGACTTTTCTATGCAcgtctccctgtcctctcttgcCTGTCTTTATTCTCTTGCTCTTCCCCACTGTCCTCTTTTCCTCTATAAAcgcatctctctctcttattacagtggcttgcgaaagtattcaccaccttggcatttttcctattttgggggtttgtatcatttgctttacacaacatgcctaccactttgaagatgcaaaatattttttattgagagacgaacaagaaataagacaaaaaaactgaaaacttgagcgtgcataactattcacccccccccccaaaagtcaatactttgtagagccaccttttgcagcaattacagaggcaagtctcttggggtatgtctctataagcttggcacatttagCCACTCTGATTTTTGTccattcaaggcaaaactgctcaagcttcgtcaagttggatgggttccgctggtgtaaagcaatctttaagtcatacataccacagattctcaattcgattgaggtctgggctttgactaggccattccaagatatttaaatgCTTCCCCTTAAACCCCTCGAGGGttactttagcagtatgcttagggtcattggtctgtacttctccacaactttgtccctgacctgtttgaagagcttcttggtcttcatggtgccgcttgcttggtggtgccgcttgcttagtggtgttgcagactctggggcctttcagaacaggtgtatatatactgagatcatatgacacttaaataaagtccgcctgtgtgcaatctaactaattatgtgacttctggaggtaattggttgcaccaggtcttatttaggggcttcatagcaaagggggtgaatacatatgcacaaaccacttttctgttttttctgttttataattttttgaaacaagtaatttttttcatttcacttccaatttaaactattttgtgtatgtccattacatgaaatccaaataaaaatccatttaaattacaggttgtaatgcagcaaaataggaaaaacgccaagggggacgaatacttttgcaaggcactgtaagtaaATTCAATGAGCGACAGCCACTCGTCTGTACACGCTCACTGCTGCTTCGACACCCACTAATTGATATTATGCTGCTCTGTCAGaatagagagaacgagagaaagtgagagataaTAAGGTTGGCGCTGCAGGGAGTAGGTGAGATTGGCAGGATATGTGAATCCCAGTGGTGTGACTATGTTTTTTCTCCTGGTGTTAT
Proteins encoded:
- the ogfrl1 gene encoding opioid growth factor receptor-like protein 1; translated protein: MGNLMGSLRYKEPRTVEECDSTWESDSESDEQPGDEDSGISECVSRTETGRCGEQANMSPKLSDSKSSTKMKRSFYAAKDLYKYRHSYPNYKAPRLPNDYRNLRFYLNKIPLIPDVIFIEEILTKWKGDYDKLEHNHTYIQWLFPLREQGLNFYAQELTQEEIKEFQSTREAKRRFLLAYTLMLDFYGIKLLDKSGNVARASNWQERFQHLNESQHNYLRITRILKSLGELGFEAFKAPLVRLLLDEALCRGTLPNMLHSTLEYYVYTIRLRSHRRSLLRYARQHYQPANTFLWGPPARRRGAEAGPGGRVAEPTPERERRGGDPHRARSPLTKKDSVAVGGGGGDGKGTKGYTVSTKTLQEGVMERGRGDRGKYIETVPL